One region of Pogona vitticeps strain Pit_001003342236 chromosome 1, PviZW2.1, whole genome shotgun sequence genomic DNA includes:
- the THEMIS gene encoding LOW QUALITY PROTEIN: protein THEMIS (The sequence of the model RefSeq protein was modified relative to this genomic sequence to represent the inferred CDS: inserted 1 base in 1 codon), which yields MACSLKNFIHSLDLKSLPRILQIQSGYYDEDSEKLDHEHCLSTGDVIKVVGLKVKKILANNCESEDDNVCPATVELPLNFPGLFRIVADKKPYANVEEIVRTVLIGPTESQQPCFYCSQDIDAETLTIQQGEKIIFSSVEDSSGILTVNCGVIRNDQMHVFVLPLSQEGDFYEWEDDQTYTIEEIAEWKIPRSRCRNVIFTDICSVVDSTHLLPVDLNGCLVLSPIYEIQAVMKFQKDTVHFFSDLDVEVKDVTASYNINSFLQPLSVEDILEKACDEYPVVVAVIEGSVGSKHSYNLLCPGREIVIYKKCQATRILASEIKSNPDRRHFLIPTSYKGKFKRRPREFPTAYDLEIARNMKEKLHVTATKAFKSPYEELSSVSAGDHFLIPQRQISETVELGEKEVESALSCEQILLLNKTYKSARLPMCMEGSFVELVHDKRLYELMEICEDFHLPFNVEVAMRDLSIPEDILAGVPCLQLEEKIIDSCLLISSLNDPTEIWEVPVHHLNMSFQFLRKNVEDIGYLPIKSIVEEVTEEQYYMRKYGNQATNPPPRPPKXPHIEESKTLFLTIPAQSVCHTPRPRKIWKMTSF from the exons attcTGAAAAGCTTGACCACGAACACTGTTTGTCGACTGGGGATGTGATCAAAGTTGTTggattaaaagttaaaaaaatcctTGCCAATAACTGCGAGAGTGAAGATGATAATGTGTGCCCTGCTACGGTTGAGCTGCCTCTAAATTTTCCAG GCCTTTTCAGAATTGTGGCTGATAAAAAACCATATGCTAACGTTGAAGAAATTGTGAGAACTGTTTTGATTGGACCAACAGAATCGCAGCAACCTTGCTTCTATTGCTCTCAAGATATAGATGCAGAGACCCTGACCATCCAACAGGGTGAAAAGATTATATTCAGCTCTGTGGAAGACAGCAGTGGGATTTTGACTGTAAATTGTGGAGTGATCAGGAATGACCAAATGCATGTGTTCGTTTTGCCACTTTCACAAGAAGGTGATTTTTATGAATGGGAAGATGACCAAACATATACCATAGAAGAGATTGCTGAATGGAAAATCCCAAGGAGCAGATGTCGGAATGTGATATTTACAGATATATGCAGTGTTGTGGACTCCACCCATTTGCTGCCTGTGGATCTTAATGGTTGCCTTGTTCTATCACCCATATATGAAATACAAGCAGTGATGAAAT ttcaaAAAGATACTGTTCACTTCTTTTCTGATTTAGATGTTGAAGTCAAAGATGTGACTGCCTCTTACAATATTAACAGTTTTCTTCAGCCATTATCAGTGGAAGATATATTGGAAAAGGCATGTGATGAATATCCTGTTGTTGTTGCAGTAATTGAAGGCTCTGTTGGAAGCAAGCACTCATATAATTTATTGTGTCCTGGTAGAGAAATAGTCATCTATAAGAAGTGTCAGGCAACAAGAATCTTAGCATCTGAGATCAAGAGCAATCCCGATAGGAGACACTTTTTGATTCCTACCAGCTACAAAGGGAAGTTTAAAAGAAGACCTCGGGAATTTCCAACTGCTTATGACCTGGAAATAGCAAGGAATATGAAAGAGAAGCTTCATGTTACAGCTACCAAAGCTTTCAAGTCTCCTTATGAAGAATTGAGTTCTGTTTCTGCTGGAGACCATTTTCTAATTCCACAGCgccagataagtgaaactgttgAACTGGGGGAAAAAGAAGTGGAATCTGCTTTGTCCTGTGAACAAATTTTGTTGCTAAATAAAACCTACAAGAGTGCACGGCTTCCAATGTGCATGGAAGGGAGCTTTGTTGAACTTGTTCATGATAAGAGACTGTATGAACTTATGGAGATTTGCGAagatttccaccttccatttaaTGTTGAAGTTGCCATGAGGGATCTTTCTATCCCAGAAGATATTTTGGCTGGTGTACCATGTCTGCAGCTTGAAGAGAAAATCATAGATTCTTGCCTGCTAATCAGCAGCTTAAATGACCCCACAGAAATCTGGGAGGTTCCTGTGCATCATTTAAATATGTCCTTCCAGTTTCTGAGAAAAAATGTTGAAGATATAGGCTATCTCCCAATAAAGTCTATTGTGGAAGAGGTTACAGAAGAACAGTATTACATGAGGAAATATGGAAATCAAGCCACAAATCCACCACCCAGACCTCCGA ACCCACACATAGAAGAATCCAAGACATTGTTTCTCACCATACCAGCTCAAAGTGTTTGTCATACACCAAGACctaggaagatatggaaaatgacaTCTTTTTGA